Genomic window (Accipiter gentilis chromosome 7, bAccGen1.1, whole genome shotgun sequence):
AAGTCGACAATGTACTAAACACAACATACGGAACACTTTCTAAAGCCACTTAGCAATGCAGCAGGAAACTATTCTCCAGATTTAAGGAATGGTGACTACAGCAAAGATACATCCAATATGTAGACCAAACCTATGAACAGCCCAAAGTTTGATCATCTGGGAATTCTGGTTCTTTGGAGCTACACTCTTAACAAAAGATGCTTTTCTCTTGTCAGCGTTCTTGCTGTCAACATAATGACCAAGTTAGCTGTTGCAGGAAATGGGCTATATGAAGATGACCCGCTCTCATTCTTGTGTCTTTCATCACTGGCTCTCCAAAGGGCATTGCCTCCTAGACAAGACTGAAACTGCAACTTTTACATAATAAGTAAGGATAAGTGCACTGTGATAAATGCACTTCTGCaggttaaaatacaaaaaaaacccctcctttgCTTTACTTTGATTCAAAACGGATGAACTGGTACAAGGGCTACAGTTGGGCTTGCAAAGGACAAAGAACACAAAGAAGGGAAAGCTTTTtccagaaggcaggcaggcatcAGCTGCCTATGCTAGATTGACAGTTCCAGAGACTGTCTGCATTAGAGGCAACTGAGCGTTAGAAATAAATACTATTTCATATATTTTGACAACTGTAACCTAAAACTTGAAGTTCTGTGTTTATATTGGTTTTGCTTAATAGGAGAAAgatttgcctttgcctgaggttAATAGTGTTCCTGGGTGGCTAAAACTGGCCACAAGGAAACACACCCTTTTTCACATTAATAAAGCTTTTAACATGTTTCTGGCAAATTGGCAAGAAAAGTGCGTGTAACTCATAATTGGTGATTTAAATGCAATCATGAACAAATAAATGCCTGTTCAGATCTCATTATTTATGGACTGAACCTGCTTTAAGacaaaattactctttttttggGTACCAGCCAAGCATAAACACTTATTAAGTCTTAATTTTAATCATAAGCTGCAAATGTACTGTGTCTCACACAGTGCTGCCTATTTGGAAGCACTATATATTATGGGAGCTTACGTGAATTTATTGAAACCTGACACAGTTCTAATGTAAAGGTTCATACACAGAGTGGAACTCTTACCTCAGGAGACAGCAAATCATGATCAGTTTGCAGGGcccaagcaaacaaatgaaaataaagcagagaaGAGTTGCAAGAGACATTGGGGTAAATGTCTTCTCTTTAGATCAGACGATTATTTAATTCTTCATTAccagaatgtgtgtgtgtactcTTTGCCTGACACAAAAATTCTTCTCCGTCTGACACAAGAATGCACATGTCAATTTTGTTTAACTTAAATATTATTGAGCACTGCTGTAAAATGGAGAGAGTTCTTTACTTGATCAGAACGACGTAGGGGACTTAGAATGGTTGTATTTACTGGTACAGCGTTTGTGTTTACAGGCTTATTCAGTTCTGTAAAAGGCTGAACATTCTGGCTGTGAGCCAACAAAGTACTTAAATATGTGCTTAACTTCTGAATAATAAAAAGTTCACATTTTCTTGCAATACAGGCACCATTCCCAGTTATTACTTCGTATATAAAATATGCAACTTTCAGTTTCAAGATACGCATCCTATAGTCCAGAAAAGCATGTGACCTTTTATGCTTGTGAATAATTTGCAATTAGCTACAATGTATCTTTTCATATTTATgcctcttctttctgttttcatatttttggtattttgatgtgaagtatttgaaataatttatttttgtgtgaTGTCCTCAAATAgtccttcaaagaaaaaaaaccaaaacgattTCTACACAGCAGAAGGTGGAAATTGCCAACAAAGCTGTCAGTCAGTGATTGCTGCGATAATGGGTATTAGATGTGGACTTATCCAGTAGGAACTGAAACGGACCCTACAATTATCTCACACTGAGCAAACCTTTGGCCGCTAATAGTAATTCAAGTATTTCCAGCCAAAGTACCAGTTAAAGAATTAGCCTCGGGTGAAAGACCACATATCACATTACAAATCACCTTCACCTCCCCTTCTCTCACCAAACACGACTTTCAGCTTCAGATGGAAGATGAGTAGTACCTCCATCTGATGACAGACCTTCTGACCATTAGTTCCCCAGAAGGACTCTTGTTCCCCTTTAACAATATTCAGCAGCACCAGAGTTTTCAAAACTCCTGCACATGaaagaccagcagcagctgcaaataCTTCAATGTCAGAAAAATCTTGGGGTGGTATCCTAGTTATTAGAGCATAAGTTATATAATTCAGTCATCTTTCTGGCAGGTAAAATTAGTGATTGGAACCCCCAAAGGTTCCTTGTGCTGCCCTCTCTTGAGCAGAGAATTTGAGAGCAATGATATTTCCCCTTCTGAACTATCTCATTTCACAACCAAAAGCAATCTCCCAAGCACCGAAAAAGAGATACTTCCTACCTCCTCCAGGGCCTTGGCTGCCATAGCCACTAGCCAGCGTCCCTGTGCCACCTTTAACAGAGAGCATCTGCAGAATCCCACATTCTCCGTGAAGACAGAATCCGTCACCGAAGTACGTCCCTCTGCTAAATCCCACAAGCAGATCCTCTGGTCACGACCCTGACTGTTACAGTAAAACAAGTTACCCATGAGCCGCAGATCTGAGAAAGCCTGACTTCCTGCATGTTAGTATCTCAATGTTGGGTCTTTAACAGGCAGTAAAGGAGTGAGCTTAGTACAGCTTCTGTGGGGTATTAATTGGGTCTTTCATGAAGCGTGTGGGAACTCAGTATCACCAAGACCACCACCCTTCTGCTGACTGCAAAACTGGCCAATAGGTTCAAAAGTTACCAAGAGGAGGGAGGACCCGAGAGTCAGTCAGATGCACTGCAGTCACTCTTAGCCACGTTTCCTTGTGAAGAGAGGCTTGATCAAACACAGTTATGCTACTTCTATGTGCACATGTGTTTATGAAGTCTCATGAGTATTTGAACATATTCATAATAAAAATACTCGCATTTTACCATTGATTAGatctaattttaaaaggaaacaaaagtatCCAGAGAGTAACACATTTAACACTCTTTCACCCTAGCAATGAACTAGAAATGTCAGGCGTGTTGACAGCTGGAAGACAAATAGCAAGACAACAAAGACTGCATCAAAGGTAAATAAAAAGCTACAGTTATTCAGTGGCCAACTTCCCACAGCCACAGGGGGGGCACAGAAGACTGTTACGGCTGTGTATGCATGGAGTCACAACAGGAGAGGGACTGGCAGTGCAGTGAGTAGCAGGAATTAAACAATGAAATGCTGGAGTTAAAACATCCAAAACCAGAGAACCAGCGGCTGCATCACTGATGTACTAGTGCAGCTCACGCAGATACTCCTCTGCATACCTCTCCGTCCCGCAGAAAAGCCTGTGTGTTGGTCCCAGACAGTAAGACCAAGGAGGCCAAAGGGCACACCATGCATTGCTACGTATTTACGTGATCCCACTGGCTCTGGAACAAAGTACCACTGTGGAGAAGCTTCCAATCCACAAACTACAGTAGCACAGGACATGTGTCCTCATGTTATCACCTGGGACAAGGAGTCATCAAAAATCCCTTatccatttcttattttaattagcaGTATCACCTGATGGAAGTATGAAACCAAAACAGAGGCAGATGCAAATCTACAGACTGTTGGGACTTCTTCAACATCAATACAGAAACTCCCATCTGCTGTTCAGCTGAGTGACAAACTGTCAAAACATTTATAGCACTGGGCATACAAACAACGTGGTACTGCAAGAAATTGTTGTGATTTAGCTTtagaacagagaaacaaaaaatacaggTAACTGCTGTCCTAAAAATTGCACTGCTATGTGAACCATTACAAATATACAGCAAAAATAGAGGTATGAAAAAACTCTATAATTATACAAACAATGCTCATTCAATATGATTTTATGGGGGAGAGTGATGATAATTGTACTTAAGCAGATAACAAATATAAATGCTAATGAGTTCCACTGTATATTATAAGAGATGTCTTCTCTAGATAAACATGTCAGAACACCTCCTAGTCATACCGACACTTTGGCATCTACACTAGATCACCTGTCTAATCCAAAGTACACAAATCTTCCCAACCTTCCCCTGCTAAACGAGACCAGAAGATATTTTGCAACAAAGGCATGCAACTCGACATTCTTGCTCATTTTCAGTCTTCCATTCTCCATCTCCAATTCTtcacttcattttctctctcttccctctttttATAAACTCTTTCTATCAATTTTGATCTTCCCTGAGAACCAGTTGTGAAGCATCCGTCAACTTCAAATCCAAGTGTATTTCCTTTACCCAAAGGCCTCACCCGATCTCAATGCAGTAATAAAGACACTATGGACCCCAAGTTGTGATGTTGTCACACACATATCATAAAGAAACTAATAGTATCATTTTCCCCACTTTTTGTTCTacagtttttctgtatttttgtacttCTGTACATTTCCGTATGTGTTGGAGAGACTTTCAGTGACTCCAGAAATAAgagattccttttctttctctctttttttttttcttcttcaatcaTCACAGAAACAAGAATAATTTCACTGTTTTTTGCCTGCTTTGCTAACCTGAGGAGCCTGTTTTTACTACCAATTGTCTCCACGTAGTAGACAGATTTTCTTCCATGGCCATCCAGTTCTGTGTCCACTCTGTGTGTTTTCAGGTTCCAGACATGGATAAACCCATTCTCAGACCTGGCAGTAAGAACAGATGCTTTTAGTGTGACCACTGCATACAGTCTGATAAGACAGTCTGAtacttttcctccccccccccccccccccgactgaAGTTGTATGTACAAAGATAACACACCCATCATTCACCAACCAtgcattttgttgttttctccAGATACAATTTATCTAAATAATACactttgttttgaaaggaaatgtCCGTATAATGTTCAACTCAGCCAAAAATCCTGGTTTACTTACCCAGAGAAAAGAGTGGGGATGTCAGGTTCTTGGCCTCCACAGGAAAAATGCAGAGTGTGGACTGCAGCACTGGTACCTCTGAGAACAAACTGTGGATCCGGAGGTGGCAAAGCCATCTGAGAAATGAACTGGGGGAGTGAGAAGACAGATACCACAGAGGGTAAGGCAGCCTAAAGTGAAACTGCAACTTGAAATATATTCTGATCAGGACATTTGCTTTTCCTAGTCACTTTCCTCTTTGAAATATCATTATTGGATACTATTTCTGTTTGCCATACAGTTCAGTGTAAAGTATTTCCTCATAACATCAACTGTTCAAGCAGCTGTCAAATCTGCTTTTTTGCTGCATTCCTTTTTAAGCAAGGTAAGTGCTGAGCTGGCTGTGTGTATGCACCTCTTGTGCACTTGTAAATACAAAATTGTTCAGCTGTTCTCCCTGCTGCAAAAAGGAAGAGCTACAAAATGCAAGAAACTGGATACCCATAATTTCAGTGGGCAAGCAATTTATCATTCCACTTAGCCCCTTGGCAagtctttccccttcctccttatAAAAATACTACTTCTGTGCTTTCCACTCACAACCATTTACAGAAAAGCATTGCAGTGAACATACCAACTGAAAAGAATTTCAGATGAGATTAGAGTTATGATCATTTTTACACAAGAATCCCATTACTCCCAAGTGTTTAAATTTTTGGTTCCAAGCACagctacttggaaaaaaaaagaaatgcagtatttcacacTAACTTAGTGACTACtgtgttaaacattttattccaaGGGGTTTGTATTCCCCGAAGGATCAGTAAAGAGAGATGGATGCTTTCAGCTTTATTTCATCGGTTCAAATGTGGTCCaagtcaggaaagaaaaggacaagTATATGGGGAAACACGTTGCCCTGTCTCACATGGGAAACATGAAGGACAATTCATTATGAACTCACAGGGATAGTTTGTGTGATCTGATTAGGCACAGTCTTACTGGTCTGGCACATTGACCAAGTATTTCCATTCACATTAACACctttgcaggcagctgcagcGCAAGTGCCAAAGAAGGACAAGGATGACTTTTCTGTGTTCTGACTTGCTGCAAATGACCCTCCAGACCTGTGCTGGGACAAGGTAGCCAGCAGCTTCTTTGACTGTAAGTACAATTTGCAGTTAATTGGAAAATGTGTTATAATATGCattacaagaaatattttcaccATGAAAAGTTTTTACTGCTTTATCTGTGACATTACTAGCCAAGCTtgtatttctgcttcttcctttctgacCTGACCTCATACAGAAAAGGACAGCTTTTGCCACTACAGATGTCAACTCTCACCACTCTTTCCCATTCATGCATATATTACACCGGACTAAACAAAAAGTTTTCCAAATTCAGTAAGGGAAGATCAACAGGTGTTTTTCTGCCTGCTGCTTCACAGCAGAGGAATTGCACAGCCAGAACAGAGCGCTAGAGCTACAAGTTACATGGTAAATTAAAACAGCTCAACTTTTAATTGTTCTCTCACCTCAGTATCAGCTTTTGATTGTGTTAATGGATGCACTTGCTATTGCACCTCATTTGCAGGTCTACCTTGAGTGTTTATAGATCAGTAATCACCATGATACCTGTAGGTCCTAACTAAACACAATTATCTTATAGGACTAGTGATGAAACAGGATTCTTCAGCATAATGTGCAATTCTCCCTCAATAGCACTGTGTAATTAGGTATGAAAATAATGAGCTCAGTGGATAACTTCCATGTTTTAGTGCCCTGACTCATCTGTTTTATGATGTTGTCTGATGATCTAGACTCATGACAGGCTGGAGTAAATTTTCAGATGATTACACGATGTACAGGTTTGCCCCCATGGTGAGATCCAGCTCCCAAGCGCCTGTCTGTAACGTGCTTCACCTGTGTTATAAAACTGTTAGACTGAGGATTTTGTCACAAAAGGTCACCTCTTTGGGACACTACAGCTGTATGCTGTTGTCCTCAAAATGACATTTTGTAGAACCGCGTAAATAAAATAGTAGCTAGGCGGCTTGCAGAGGAGCTGGGTTCCTCTTCACGGTGGAATGAACCTAGGTTACTGCACTAAGCAGGGAAGACAAAATAGAACTGAGTCAACCCAGAGGCTATCTGGGATTACAAGGCAggtttttaatagcatttttctaATTACTGACACAGAAGTTTTTGCTGACAGACAGCAAGTGTGTGCGTGGCTGTGGGAATAGTTTTACCTGGCATGAAACAGACGCTACTAATGCATGTCTTTACAAGGacaatatttcagaaaaatcctcagactggctacaggaaaaaaaaccaactgaaaacatACTTTCAAGCTGTAAGCAAATGAagtggctttttttctccttggagcctggttctttgcttgctttttttgctaATCAGATACATGAATCTGGAAATTTGGCTTAATATTAAACCTATGGCATTTTTTATTGGGCTTACGAGATGACTCCTTATTACTTCCTATCATGACTCAGCAGATGAATGGCAGTGTGACCGCATTAAGCGTCTCATCTTTCTTCCAGCAAGTGCTGAACTATAAAATTGTATCTGTGCTGTCTTCTTCATCCATGAGCTTGGATAGGTCACTGAAGACCaagatttaattaaaagttcTTAAGTACCTAAGTCAACAGAAAGTCCCGTGAGGTTGCAAACAGATGAAAATTTGGTGCACCAGTGCCTTAAAAACTCCAAGAAAGCATCCATCTGTTCCTGTTGACACATAAGCATCCTCACAAAAATGACATTTAGCCTACTTTCAACTCACCAGGTAGCTCAATATCTCTATTTTAGTTATAGGCATAATGAAATACATTGTGGTATACTGATACTAATAGATAATGGTTATACCATGCTTTGCTAAACAGTTACAAGCATACTAAATATGATGACTGTGCGATGGTAAAAGCCCCTGGGTAAATTTTTCAAAAGTGCCCAAGTGATTTAGAAGCCTAAGacacattttcaaatgaattttcAATCCTAAATCTCTAGTACTTTTTAAAGTTTCACCCCAGGTGTCTGAAAATGAGTTCTCTAATTAGcacaacatttattttcttgttaacTCCATCTAGCCTCAGGGAGACTAATCTGTTCTTGTTAACTGGGGATATCTGCAACAAATTTAATTAAATGAGTTTTCTTAGTATTTAGGCTGGTCTGAGAGCAAAGTCTGGCTCAAGGGCTTGAACAAGCAATGTGTGACCTACAgaagaaagttaatttaaaagcatCTTAGGGCTAGACCATATGTTTGTCCCTGAGATATCCTCATGCTATGACTCCTGCCTCCTATGAAAGTATGTTAAAAGATAGGAATCATTTTGCTTATGGCATTATTTGTTTGCAAGAGGGTATCACCAGTAAGAGATGCAACACATCATCATGCTCTTGGTTTTTAAAAGATGGtccactttttatttcttccagccTTCCCTGTGCTGGTAACAGCATCTTCCTGCAGGGTCTCAGCTACACTCTGATATGATACAGACAACTAGAAGTATTCTTCACAAGGTGCTCTGCAAACCCTTGGGCTCCTGCATCGATTATATTTGCTATGTGAACAAGGAGTGGAAACCCCAGCTGTTCAAATTAGTGTTTCAATAAGCAAATGGCTATGCATACCACACATTAGGTACTAAAAAGGGTTTTGTCTAAAAAATTGCTTCTACTAAATGCCAGAACAATTCAATTTCCTTCAAAATTACATTACTTTAAAGAACAATTCACTATTAATATCCCTTACAAAACTTACTTTGTTTAGGCTGCAATTAGAATCATCTTCAAACCATTTGAACGTCTATGCAGTGGTATTTCAGTATCATCACTTCAGCATTCGATATTAAAAAGTTAAGCTTTTATTTAATGAGAgtcatttaaaatatgtaaatgtcaAAAGGATTACCTTAGAAAAATCTCTCAGagaattaaaaacattaacagaTTCCCACAGGAAAAATTCCAGCAGAATTCAGCAACTCTCCTGTTCCCACTCCTGTCACTTGTATTTCTATCACACATTGAAGCAAAAACAAATTGCTATTAAAATATCATCcaaacaccctcctccccctACAAACTCAGTTCAGTTTGAGATACCAATGGCTCaagcaaagacaagaaaaaatcctctgctttttttttttaggcttattTAGAGTAGTAAAAACCTCAGTGGTAAAAGCTTTTTCAGGTATAGGAGAAATAAATCTCTCTAGGCATGTCTGGCAAACTGATTTGGGACTGAAACCAGCAGGTGTGCAGACATAATTACTACTGCAAAATATTCAACACATCCAGGTGTGCTCACAAACAGATATATAAAATCCctgttattttttgaaaattcCTAGTCTACCAGGTGCCACCCTCCCAAAGGAAAAATCAGAGCAAAGAACAAGTTGAGAAAGATGTGAATAGATTGTTCTTCCCCCTTTCCAGGCTGTTCCTTTTTCATTCATACAAAAGCTCTTTTTTAGCCTGCACTTCTGTGCCTACCTGCACTCACTCAAAATTTTTGTGACACTCTGCCATGTTGTATAGCGTAGCTCTAGAGCACGGGTGTGTTTTCAAAGTGGGTCACTAGCTGTAACTGCAGAGGAAGTCGGAGAAATAAGAGACTCCCTCAAATTAATAGTGTAACACAAACAATTTTGTTTATTCCATTACATTTACAATCTCCAGCATTAAAATACAGCAGGCAGCCCTTGCAGTATGAGCTTTCCAAATATTCCCATGTTTCCAGCCTGTAACCCACTGCAGACAACTGGGTTTCATAGTGGTGAAACTATGAACTATCCTCTGCCCAAGAAACACCCTTACAACTCCGCTGCCTGTGAATACTGTGGCCCTTCCTCGTGCAGCCAACTGTACATGTGTTACTTGAATAGCAAAGGTAGGTGAGGAGGGTCCCAACAGTGCCCGATTCACCTCGCTGAATTATGCCAGAACACAGCAGGACCTGGAAACATCTTAGACATCCCTTGTTGACACAAAATGCTGCCTGGTTATATAGCACTTTAGGAAGCAGAGAACAAGAGTTTAGGGCTACAAGAACCCATTTAATGAGTAGCATCTCCATAGATAATTAAAAGAGATGGCAGACAAATCTGCAGAAGCTGAATGAATTAAAGTTCACCTCATCTGACTGCAAAAGTGAATTTTTATAGGTTATTGATTACAAAAGGGCTGAAAGCAGGTATATGGTTTGGTGAACAAATAATTCTTCAGATATGTTATGACAAATTTCTAAGCCCAGCTTTTCATTTTGCACCTACAAatcaaaaaaagacagaacacactgaaacacagaacTCAGCAATAGAGAGGGATGTGGCGAGATAGTCATTTGAAGAAATTTCTTTGCACCTGAGGTTAAAAGTAAGTGACTGTACAAAGAAATCCTTTTTGTGTCCCGTGACAAGCTACCATATACAAAACACTTAGCGAAGAATGAAACAGCCACTTAGGTTAAAATCCAAAATTAAAAGCCAGGCAGCCAGCTTTTCGCATTCTTGCTGCCCTCCCCCAAAACACATGATATGTCTGTTGTGTGCAGACAAACGTGCACAAGTAAAATCAGTAGAAGCTTGTATAGCAACTGCCCGCACAGATCAAGAGATGTGGGAGTGCTACACAAATCGTTGCAAAGGTCAGAATACATGAAAATTCACTCATCAGTCAACAAACACTGcagctttcagtttaaagctcCCTTTGCTATCTTTGGTGCTAAATTGAGATATAAACTGCATTATActtccaggatttttttaaagctaatttaaaaaaataatttatttcaagtgGAAATCAGAAATCAgtagaaatatttaaatcaagAAATTTATTTCAAGCAGAAATTAGAATTAGTAGAAATTTCTGATTTAACCAGTAAAATGTACTAATAAATCACTCTTAATTTTCAGGCGTAAGGATAACCAAATGCTTTCTCTTAAATTGGTTATTTTTAATACTAGTACCTACCTATGACTACCAAAGTAGAGATTAAGCACAATGACGtatatttgtatttaatatgCGACTTCAAAacgtaaaaaaaaataattaaaaaaaaaaaagaaaaaaatcacaacggTGGACTGGGAGCATTCATTAGTGTTCTTGTACTGGAAAATACAGTATCTAGATACTGTAGATAGATTTCTAGATAGAATTCTCTTGCTTGAAAAACTTGCTA
Coding sequences:
- the GNB1L gene encoding guanine nucleotide-binding protein subunit beta-like protein 1 isoform X3 produces the protein MVKIFLVMHIITHFPINCKLYLQSKKLLATLSQHRSGGSFAASQNTEKSSLSFFGTCAAAACKGVNVNGNTWSMCQTSKTVPNQITQTIPFISQMALPPPDPQFVLRGTSAAVHTLHFSCGGQEPDIPTLFSGSENGFIHVWNLKTHRVDTELDGHGRKSVYYVETIGSKNRLLSQGRDQRICLWDLAEGRTSVTDSVFTENVGFCRCSLLKVAQGRWLVAMAAKALEEVQVLELPSKTSVCTLKPEVGAKLGMPMCLKLWQNMNGEDFSPEVSIIRN
- the GNB1L gene encoding guanine nucleotide-binding protein subunit beta-like protein 1 isoform X1, translating into MVKIFLVMHIITHFPINCKLYLQSKKLLATLSQHRSGGSFAASQNTEKSSLSFFGTCAAAACKGVNVNGNTWSMCQTSKTVPNQITQTIPFISQMALPPPDPQFVLRGTSAAVHTLHFSCGGQEPDIPTLFSGSENGFIHVWNLKTHRVDTELDGHGRKSVYYVETIGSKNRLLSQGRDQRICLWDLAEGRTSVTDSVFTENVGFCRCSLLKVAQGRWLVAMAAKALEEVQVLELPSKTSVCTLKPEVGAKLGMPMCLKLWQLNCGSQPLLLAGYEDGSVVLWNLSMGKVLSQLVCHQEPVMSLDFDSEKAKGISGSSEKVLSIWSLNEQQNLQVYKTHKLVNAGISDITIRPDKKILATAGWDHRIRIFGWKKLKPLAVLDYHTATVHCVSFSDHKNPSERLLAAGSKDHRISIWSIYTQT